From the genome of Candidatus Methylomirabilis sp.:
GCCTTGCCGACAGGGATTCGCTGAACAGATGAGCGTGCGCCGTGCCTTGACAGCTCCGGGGCGTCGCGGGATGATGCTTTCATGAGCCTTCAGGAGACGGCGCGGCAGCTTCCGGATGCGCCGGGCGTGTACCTCTTCAAGGACGCCCGCGGGCGGGTCGTGTACATCGGCAAGGCCCTTTCCCTCCGGAAGCGGGTGCAGACGTACTTCCACGCCGACGCGACAAGCGAGAAGGTCGCCGCCTTCATGCCCCAGGTCCGGGACGTCGAGGTCATCCTCACCGACAACGAACTCGAGGCCCTCATCCTCGAGAGCAACCTGATCAAGGAGAAGCGGCCGCGGTACAACGTGGTCCTCCGGGACGACAAGCACTATCCCTTCTTGAAACTCGACCTGAAGGATCCCTGGACCCGCCCGCAGGTTGTCCGGCGCATCAAGGACGACGGGGCGCTCTACTTCGGCCCCTACGTCCCGGCCGGGGTGATGTGGCAGACCCTCGGCGTCCTCAATAAGACCTTCCCCTACCGGAAGTGCCGGAACATCCAGGGGCGCCGCCTCTGCCTCGACTACCACCTCGGCCGCTGTCTCGGCCCGTGCGAGGGGAAGGCGGACCGCCAGGAGTACGACCGGGTGATCGAGCGGGTCCGCCTCGTCCTGGAGGGGAAGGACCGGGAGCTGGCGAAGGACCTCGAGCAGGGCATGGAGGCGGCGGCGGACCGGCTCGAGTACGAGCGGGCCGCCCGCCTCAGGGACCAGCTCTTCTCCCTGCGGCAGGCGACGGCGGGGCAGAAGGTCCTCTCCGCCACCGGCGAGGACCAGGACGTCTTCGGGCTGGCCCTGGAGGGGGGGGAGGCGCAGGCGGAGCTCCTCCTGGTCCGGGGGGGCAAGGTGGTGGGGCACGAGGCCTTCCCCCTGGGGAAGGCCGCTGGCGAGGCTCCCGGCACCCTCCTGGCCTCCCTCGTGAAGCAGTTCTACGTCGTGCGGCAGGGGATCCCCCGGGAGGTCCTGGTCTCCCACGCCCTCGAGGACCAGCCCCTCATCGAGGAGTGGCTGGGCCGGCGGGCGGGCGCGGTGGTGCACGTGCACGCCCCGCAGCGGGGGAAGAAGGCGCGCCTGGCCTTGCTCGCGGTGAAGAACGCCGCCCTCTCGCTCCAGCAGAGCCTCGGCTCCGCCCGGGGCCGGGAGGCTGCGCTCACAGACGTCCAGGCGCTCCTCAACCTCCCCCGCCCGCCCCGCCGGCTGGAGTGCGTGGATGTCTCCAACATCCGCGGCACCCACGCCGTGGCCGCCCTGGTCGTCTTCGAGGGGGGGGTGGCGCGGCGGGCGCACTACCGGCGGTACCGGATCAAGACCGTGACCGGGTCCGACGATGTCCGGATGATGGGGGAGGTCGTCCGCCGCCGTCTAGCCCGCCGGGCCGAGCAGCCGCTGCCGGACCTCCTCCTGCTGGATGGGGGGGTCGGCCAGCTCAACGTGGGCCTGCAGGTGCTGCGCGCGGCGGGCTGCCCCGACCAGCCGCTGGCCGCGCTGGCGAAGGAGCGGGAGGAGGTGTACCTGCCCGGGCGCGCCCGCCCCGTCGCGCTGCCCGAGGGGTCGCGGGCGCGCCACCTCCTGCAGCAGGTCCGGGACGAGGCCCACCGCTTCGCCGTCAGTTACCACCGGCGCGTCCGGGGGCGGGCCGCGGTCACGTCGATCCTGGAAGAGATCCCCGGGATCGGGG
Proteins encoded in this window:
- the uvrC gene encoding excinuclease ABC subunit UvrC produces the protein MSLQETARQLPDAPGVYLFKDARGRVVYIGKALSLRKRVQTYFHADATSEKVAAFMPQVRDVEVILTDNELEALILESNLIKEKRPRYNVVLRDDKHYPFLKLDLKDPWTRPQVVRRIKDDGALYFGPYVPAGVMWQTLGVLNKTFPYRKCRNIQGRRLCLDYHLGRCLGPCEGKADRQEYDRVIERVRLVLEGKDRELAKDLEQGMEAAADRLEYERAARLRDQLFSLRQATAGQKVLSATGEDQDVFGLALEGGEAQAELLLVRGGKVVGHEAFPLGKAAGEAPGTLLASLVKQFYVVRQGIPREVLVSHALEDQPLIEEWLGRRAGAVVHVHAPQRGKKARLALLAVKNAALSLQQSLGSARGREAALTDVQALLNLPRPPRRLECVDVSNIRGTHAVAALVVFEGGVARRAHYRRYRIKTVTGSDDVRMMGEVVRRRLARRAEQPLPDLLLLDGGVGQLNVGLQVLRAAGCPDQPLAALAKEREEVYLPGRARPVALPEGSRARHLLQQVRDEAHRFAVSYHRRVRGRAAVTSILEEIPGIGAKRKAQLLERFGSVRRLRAASVDEITRVGGIPPQVAATIHDFLAAVEEVPA